One window of the Salvelinus sp. IW2-2015 unplaced genomic scaffold, ASM291031v2 Un_scaffold7750, whole genome shotgun sequence genome contains the following:
- the kcnj8 gene encoding ATP-sensitive inward rectifier potassium channel 8, producing the protein MTRVGDLRKSMIIGAAVRLQVVRKTTTPEGEVIPIHQIDVQTESAAASNSIFLLAPLIICHTINKDSPLYDLSAMELQCSDLEVIVILEGVVETTGITTQARTSYVTEEIQWGHRFVPIVTEEDGVYSVDYSKFGNTVKVATPRCSARELDEKPSILIQTLQKSELSHQNSLRKRNSMSRNNSMRNGGGSSGTMRRNNSALTVPKVQFLTPEAVGQNMAVT; encoded by the coding sequence ATGACCCGTGTGGGCGACCTCCGCAAGTCCATGATCATTGGCGCTGCCGTCCGCCTCCAGGTGGTACGCAAGACRACCACCCCCGAAGGCGAGGTCATCCCTATCCACCAGATCGACGTGCAGACTGAGAGCGCCGCMGCGAGTAACTCCATCTTCCTCTTGGCGCCACTCATTATCTGCCATACCATCAATAAGGATAGTCCGCTGTACGACCTGTCGGCCATGGAGCTGCAGTGCAGCGACCTGGAGGTGATTGTGATCTTGGAGGGCGTGGTGGAGACCACGGGCATCACCACCCAGGCCCGGACCTCCTACGTCACCGAGGAGATCCAGTGGGGTCACCGCTTCGTGCCCATCGTGACCGAGGAGGACGGGGTGTACTCGGTGGACTACTCCAAGTTCGGGAACACGGTCAAGGTGGCAACGCCGAGGTGTTCGGCCCGCGAGCTGGACGAGAAGCCCTCCATACTCATCCAGACGCTGCAGAAGAGCGAGCTGAGCCACCAGAACTCACTGAGGAAGAGGAACTCAATGAGYCGGAACAACTCCATGAGGAACGGCGGCGGGAGCTCCGGCACCATGCGGAGGAACAACTCGGCCCTCACCGTGCCCAAAGTGCAGTTCCTCACCCCTGAGGCGGTGGGCCAGAACATGGCCGTCACATGA